The DNA region GTCGCGGCCGGGCGCGACGGATTCGATCAGACGCAGCGAGGGCTGCGGATCGGCCTGCGACCAGCTCACCTGCTGCTCGCCCTTGGTCAGGTAGACGGTCTGCCAATGCGACTGACGATCAGAAGCGGTCACGGCGATAGATCCCGAAAGCGGCAGCAACCCGCGTTGCGCACCATTAACCATGAGCTAAGCGCGGCGGTCTCCCGCGTCAACCGGCAGCAGCCAACGCGCGCGGCCGCGCAGCAGCAAATGCCGCATTTGCATCGCCACATTTTCCATTTAACCTGATGGCGAGGTTGAGATCGGGGCGTCCGGGGATGGCCAATTTCGGCTGGACACGCGGCAACAAGCCTGCACAGACGGACGACGCCGCCAGCGACTTGCGCGGCCTCACCGATCCCTGCGCTTTTCTCGCCGCGCTCGACAAGGTGGTGCCGCGCTATCTCGATCTCGCCGACAACGGCGTGCTGGTCTATCCGGCCTGCAAGCGCAAGCCCGGCGACCTGCTCGGCGATGTCAGGGCGATCTGGGAGCACACGCGGCTCGAGGCGATGCGCTACGTCCCCATGGTGCCGCGGAAAGACACCTCGCTGCTGGTCGATCCGGCGCGCCAGGCCGAGATGATCGACGCCTTCCTGCGCCAGCGCGCGCATGACAACACCGTCGTCGATTTCACGGGAACGTCGATCGAGGACTACGGCATCGCGATCTATGCGGCGCTGAACTGGCTGAACCATTGCGGCGCCATCGTGGGTGCCGATCCGCAGAAATTCTCCGGCACACTGCGCAGCTTCCGCAAGGTCATGGTCGTCGCCCGGCAGTGGTGGGCGCTCGACGGCGCCGCCGAGCGCTGCCGGCAGATGCTGGAGGCGCGCGAGCGGCCACCGCTGGTGTTCTTCCTGCTGTGGGCCGAATGCACCAACCTTGCGCGCGAAATCGCGATCGCAGCGGCAGGCGCAGACGCGACCGAAGGCAGCATCGCGCGGCTGCGCGCGGCCGAAGATCCGGAACAGCTGACGTAGGGCGCATACTCATAAATCCAGGACGTCCGCTTTCGAGAGGTAAAGCGGACTCGCAGCCCCGACCGCAAGGATGTCGCCTTTTGACCCGAAGCGGACTCCATTCCTTGTGAGCGGTAGATGGAATGAACGCGGCCTCTCAGTGTGCTACAGGCGTCTCGCGGACAACCCTGCCATTGCGGTCGGCATAAACCAGTCTGTCGTCGACGAGGTGAATGGAGGATATCGGGGCAAAAGCCGACCCAGGGTCGCGCCGGGTCACGAAATCATCAGCCAGACGGAACCTCCCCTCTGCCAGCTTTTCGAGAACGAAATAGCGTTCCTTCGCGACTTGCGGGATTTCCATGGATCGGACGGCAAACTCTCGTCCGGCGGCGACAACGTTTGCACCGCTTGCCATGCCGTAGCCCGGAAACTTGATGTTGCTGAGCTGATGCGCGACGTCGTGCCAGTCCGCGAAATCCGGGCCAACCTGCGCATCTGTCATGAGCTTCTCAACGCGCGGAATCTCCGATGCTGCAAGGTTGGCCGGATCGTTCTTGTAGTCGTCGTAATCGACATACTTCTTTGACAGTCGGATCTTCTCGCCGCGGTAATCCATCTCATCGCTGCCGAACGCCTCAACATAGACCCTACGTCCGAGCACTACGGCGCCCACCGACACGAGGAGGACACCTAAAACGACGATTAACCTTCTGAACCGCATCAAAGTGCAATTCTCCAAGCTGCCCTTAAAGCGAGGACTGTTACAAGCTGCCATGGCGCGGCGTCAATTCTTCTGCCGCCTCTATGATGACGCAAACGCTAAGGACGCGCCTTTCAGGTCACGTTCGGGCTGATCTACAATGTTGCCTCTTGGCCCAAGGCCGACATGCAGCGACGTCGGTTTCGACGTCAGCTTCCGAGACCGAAGCGGACGTGACGAATTTATGATGTACACGCCCTAGCTAAGCACGACTGATCATCGCGTTGATTGATGCGATGATAGACAAAGTCGGGCAAACCGGACGCCCGGCCCACATTTCCCGATGATTTCATGCTCTGTTCGGTTGCTAACGTCTTAGCTTTTTTTACGCCCAGACGCCGCCTTCATTAAATCATTAATGGTCTTCGGAAGGTCCGTGTATCCTAGTCCCAAAGATTTCCAACCGCGACTGCGAGACTCGCGCCTAGATTTCCTGTGTGAAGCTTCTTGACGAGAAAAATCCTCGTGATCCAACAGTTTGAGGTTGTCCCAGAACAACAAGCTGTTTCGGACAGTTATGATTAAGCGTACATACCCATCTTGGGACACAACGATGCCAAGAGCCTTGCGATCTTGTGTGCAGTAACGGAGCATAGATCCATGTGCGTTCCGGACTTTGAAGGATCGATTTTCCGCGCGCGAGTTCCTCGACGGGAGAAACTTGCGCCGTCATAGACCGCTGCAACATTCGGTGTTGAACCGATCTTCACACCAAAGCCCGACACTGAAAGTGTTGGAGTCATCAGGACCAGCCCGTCGACTGCAGCTAAAGAAGCAATCAGCTTAACCGCGCCGGTCATTTCTTCTTCTCTATCTTCCGCATCCGCTTCAGCCAGCGAAAGCCGTCTTACCAAGCTTGCTGGAACTGGCGCGTTTTTGTCCGTGAATGCACGCCTCACAGTTCCAACTTCCCATAAATGCCGCTCTTCTAATACGCGAAGGATCGCAGCGTCACCCAAGCGCGGATACGCAAGCTGAGTCTTAACTTGCAGCATGCGCTTGATTGGCTTCGGTGTTAGCAGAAATGCTCCCCCGGTCCCACGCTGCCGCAGCCCTATGCAGAGCCGAGCAATGGAGGTTACCCACATCCTTTCGAGCCGGGCGAGGATTTCTGATTCGCGTCCAGTGCGGTCAAGAACGTGAGCTGTCGCCTTCGCGAACGGCGCCAACGCGTCAGAAGCGTACTCGGAGACAATATCAGAACCTAGTGCATCAAATTCGCGAGTTATAAAGGTTTGCGCCTTCAGGCCGCCCAAGAATAGGTCACCATGGTACGCGGAAATATCGCCAATACGCTCGGATCCTTCTGCTTCTTCTCGATCCAGGTCAACTTGTCGGCGAACTTCTCGCGCCTGGCATGCGTCATCTCGAGCTCGAGCAGGAAGCTGCCGCTCATCGTGTCGGTGATGCAGCCTTCGAACTTGCCGAACTCCTCGAAGTACGAGGTCAGCCAGTCGCCGACCTTGCCGACAACAGGCACGTCCACGATCATCCGGAACGGCGAGACGCGCGTGGTGCGGCAGGCGAAGCTGCGCAGCTTGCCCTGCGCATCGTACCAGTTCGGCAGCGTGTAGCTGCCGTTGACGATGATCCTGACCGCGCGTTGCTTGAGAAACTTTTCGACAGACACGACTGGACCTCGCCCGAGGCGATCTGAGTGCACGGAGGTCTGGGGTTGACCGACATCGGCGGCCGGTCTGGTGGCGGGGACTTCCGTTACCGACGCGATTGCAGCGGGAAGGCCGCGGGTTGCGTCCCAGCGCGTCGCGCATCGTCCTGGCGCGCAGGTGCGTACAGTCGTACCGTCGAAACACCAGGGAAAAAGTTAAGCCGGGACAGAGCGCGGGCGGCGCACTCTATGGCGCAACCCTTACGGGTGTGTTTATTTTGCGAGCCGTACAACTACCGGGAGAGTTGCCGCACGCCGTTGCAATCGCGCCGTGCTCCAAACGGCCTGCCTCGGCTCGCAACCGGGTGCTAGCCTTGATCCTAGCCTTGGCCGAAATCAGACCGGATTCTCCTATGCCAACCATCTCAGACAAGTCGCTTGCCGACGGCAAGATCCTGCAAAGCGTGGTCGACGGCGTCGGCGTCATCACTTTCAACAATCCCGACAAGCGCAATGCGATGTCGCTGGAGATGTGGGAGGGGCTCGGCGAGGCACTGACCGCCTTGCGCGACGATCCGGCTGTCCGTGTCGTGATCCTGGTCGGCGCGGGCGACAAGGCCTTCGTGTCCGGCGCCGATATCAGCCAGTTCGAGAAGACCCGCCACAACGCCGAGGCCTCCGAGGAATATTCACGGCGCAGCGCCGCCCAGCGCGCCCTGCTTGCCGACTATCCGAAGCCGACCATCGCCTGCATCCGCGGCTTCTGCCTCGGCGGCGGCATGCAGGTCGCGATGCTGACCGATATCCGCATCTCCGGCACGAGCGGCCAGTTCGGCATTCCCGCCGCCAAGCTCGGCATCGCCTACGGCTATGACGGGCTGCGCCACCTGGTGTCGCTGGTCGGCCCGTCCTGGGCGCGGCTGATCATGTATACCGGCATGCGGATCGACTCCGCGGAAGCGCTGCGGATCGGCCTCGTCGACCGCGTGCTGCCGGATGCCGAGCTGTGGGATGCGACCATGGAGATCGCGCGCACGATTTCGGGCAACGCGCCGCTGGCGATCAAGGCCGCCAAGATCACCATCGCGCAGGTGCTGAAGGATCCCGCCGATCGCGACATGGCCGCGATCAAGCAGATCGGCATCGACTGCATGGACAGCGCGGATTTCCGCGAAGGCCGCAACGCCTTCATGGAAAAGCGCAAGCCGCAGTTCAAGGGCCGCTAGCGGCGTCCTCGTCCTCACCTGTCATCGCCCGGCTCGACCGGGCGATCCAGTACGCCGCAGCCTCTCGGCTCGAGCACTGCGGTCTCTGGAATACTGGATCACCCGCATGCGCGGGTGATGACACCGAACAAAGTGAGGGCGTCAGCACAATTTCGGAATAATAGAAGAATACTACTGATTTGCCCGACGCGTCAAGTAGCCTGGTCGAACGCCGGCAGCCGCCGGCTACTTTGCATGGGGTTGTTTTCGATATTTTGGGCAGCGGGCTCGCGATTGAACCTGCCCCTACTTCTTCTCGTTGACCGGCACCGTGTAGTTGAGGATCAACCGCCCGCCGTCGGGATAGATGGTCTGGCCGGTGATGTAGGAGGCGTCGTCGCTGGCGAGGAACGCCACGACCGAGGCAACCTCGCTCGGCTCGCCGCAACGGCCGGCCGGGGTGCGCGACAGCACGCTGCGCCGCGCGTCCTCCGACGAGAAGATCGCCGTCGCCACCATCTCGGTCAGGATGGTGCCGGGTCCGACCGCCACGACGCGAATGCCGTGCGGCGCCAGCGCCACCGCGGCCACCGAGGTGAGCTGCTTCATCGCGCCCTTGGACATCGCATAGGTCGCAAGCGAGGGGATCGCGAGCAGCGCGTTGACCGAGGACATGTTGACGACGACGCCGCCACCGCCCTGCGCGATCATCCGGCGCGCCGCGGCCTGGACGCCGAAGAACGCGCCCTTGAGGTTGATCCCCATCACGTCGTCGAATTCGGCCTCGCTGATATCGAGGAAGTCGCGGTTGCGCGCGACGCCGGCATTATTGACCATGACGTCGAGCCGGCCGAACTCTTTCACCGCGTGAGCTACGATGCGATCGACATCGGCGCGCTTGCTGACGTCGGCCTCGACGGCCCGCAACCGATCCTCATGTCCGAGCTCCTGGGCGGCGTGGACGAGCCCCGCAGCATCGACATCCGAGATAACGACCCTGGCGCCATCGGACAGGAACCGCGCGGCGCAGGCTTTGCCGATACCGCGCGCCGCTCCGGTGATGGCGACGACCTTGCCGGAATTCTTCATGGGAGTGCCTCCAGACCAAAACTGTTCACGGAGCAATAGCGCATTGCGCGTCGGCAGGGAAACGCGGCGGATTCTCCGCGCGCAGCACTCAGGATTTGATGCGCGCGAGAATCCGGTCCGCCTCGGTGCGCCAATCGGCGCTGCGCGCGAAGTCCGGCGTTCCCTTGGGCCCAAACACGCCGTCATCGGCAAGATCGGCGATCCAGCCCTGCCGCTCGGCGGTCCCCGACGCGGACCATGGCGCGAGCCCGGCCTCGCGCACGGTCTCGGCCACCTCGCGCACCTCCTCGGCACGCCGCCGGCCATGCTCGATCACCCGCTGGAAGAAATAGGCGCCCTGCTTCTCCCAATCAATGCCTGGAAAGGTCTCCTTGAGCGAGGCCAGCACCGCATCCTCGACGCCATAGGCGCGTGCGGTGGTAAAACTCTCGATCACCATGGCCTCAAGGCCCTTGATCATGATACTGCGGCACATCTTGACCGCCGAGGACACGCCAAGCTCATCGCTTGCGACCTTCGCCGCGAAACCGAGCGCTACCAATAGCGGCGCCAGCTCGCGCGCACCGCGGCCGCCGAGCAGCAGCGGCACCTTGATCCGGTAGGGCGGCAGCGAGGTCATCACCGCACCCTCGACATAACGGCCGCCGGCGCCATCGATGTGCGCCGCCGCGCGCTGCTTGGCGCCGGGCGAGGCGGAATTGAAATCGAGAAACCAGGCGCCGCTCCGGATGGCGGGCGCGCAAGCCTCGGCCACCGCCACCGCCTGGCTCGCCGTCACCGCCGAGATGATGAAATCGGCCCGCGCCGCGAGATCGGCATGGGACTGCGCGAGCGTGACGCCGGTCTCCGCCGCGTGTGCACGCAGCGGCGCGCCCTCCTCGCGGTCGAGCTTGATGTCGTAGGCGGCGACCTTGACGCCCTGCTGGCGCAGGTCCTCGGCGAGGATGCGTCCGACCTCTCCATAGCCGAGCATGCCGACCTGCCACTGCCGCGGATCGCTGGAGATTGTCATCAGTTCAAGTCCCGTGTTGTGTCGTCGAACAGCTCGTCGACCGTGATCCGCCGGGGGATCAGCGCCTGCAGGACGCAATAGTCGATCATCAGTTCGAGCGGCATGCGGTTCGCCTCGACGCCGAACGGCAGCAGGTCCGGCACATCAGGCGGACCGGCGTTCGCCTTGGTGCGCTTGAGGAGTTCGTAGAGGCTGCGCACCACGTCCGGGCGCGATGTCGCAAGCTGCGTCGTCACCACCACCAGATGATTGACCGGCACGACGCCGTACCGTGCGTACCACCGCGCAGCCTCTGCGGCCGGATCGGCGAACAACGGCTTGAGCGCCGGATCGCTCGAGGTCTCGCCCAGCACGGCATCGAGCTCGCCGTCCTTCAGCATCTGGATGATGGCCTTGCCCTTCGGCGCCCGTTCGGTGCG from Bradyrhizobium sp. B124 includes:
- a CDS encoding enoyl-CoA hydratase; this encodes MPTISDKSLADGKILQSVVDGVGVITFNNPDKRNAMSLEMWEGLGEALTALRDDPAVRVVILVGAGDKAFVSGADISQFEKTRHNAEASEEYSRRSAAQRALLADYPKPTIACIRGFCLGGGMQVAMLTDIRISGTSGQFGIPAAKLGIAYGYDGLRHLVSLVGPSWARLIMYTGMRIDSAEALRIGLVDRVLPDAELWDATMEIARTISGNAPLAIKAAKITIAQVLKDPADRDMAAIKQIGIDCMDSADFREGRNAFMEKRKPQFKGR
- a CDS encoding SDR family oxidoreductase, whose protein sequence is MKNSGKVVAITGAARGIGKACAARFLSDGARVVISDVDAAGLVHAAQELGHEDRLRAVEADVSKRADVDRIVAHAVKEFGRLDVMVNNAGVARNRDFLDISEAEFDDVMGINLKGAFFGVQAAARRMIAQGGGGVVVNMSSVNALLAIPSLATYAMSKGAMKQLTSVAAVALAPHGIRVVAVGPGTILTEMVATAIFSSEDARRSVLSRTPAGRCGEPSEVASVVAFLASDDASYITGQTIYPDGGRLILNYTVPVNEKK
- a CDS encoding DUF1932 domain-containing protein; the protein is MTISSDPRQWQVGMLGYGEVGRILAEDLRQQGVKVAAYDIKLDREEGAPLRAHAAETGVTLAQSHADLAARADFIISAVTASQAVAVAEACAPAIRSGAWFLDFNSASPGAKQRAAAHIDGAGGRYVEGAVMTSLPPYRIKVPLLLGGRGARELAPLLVALGFAAKVASDELGVSSAVKMCRSIMIKGLEAMVIESFTTARAYGVEDAVLASLKETFPGIDWEKQGAYFFQRVIEHGRRRAEEVREVAETVREAGLAPWSASGTAERQGWIADLADDGVFGPKGTPDFARSADWRTEADRILARIKS